From Haemorhous mexicanus isolate bHaeMex1 chromosome 2, bHaeMex1.pri, whole genome shotgun sequence, the proteins below share one genomic window:
- the SLC25A30 gene encoding kidney mitochondrial carrier protein 1: protein MGRNYWMKEEPIMPALNWKPFIYGGLASITAECGTFPIDLTKTRLQVQGQVNDAKYKEIRYRGMVHALVRICREEGLKALYSGIAPAMLRQASYGTIKIGTYQSLKRMFVEHPEDETLMMNVLCGVLSGVISSSIANPTDVLKIRMQAQGRTIQGGMMGNFIQIYQKEGTKGLWKGVSLTAQRAAIVVGVELPVYDLTKKHIIMSGHMGDTVYTHFLSSFLCGLAGALASNPVDVVRTRMMNQKSQNHGGHSAYKGTVDCLLQTWKNEGFFALYKGFWPNWLRLGPWNIIFFLTYEQLKKLDA, encoded by the exons aaagagGAGCCAATAATGCCAGCACTGAACTGGAAGCCCTTTATCTATGGAGGTTTAGCATCAATCACTGCAGAATGTG gtACTTTCCCCATTGATCTGACCAAAACACGTCTCCAGGTTCAAGGTCAAGTTAACGATGCCAAATATAAAGAGATCCGCTACCGTGGAATGGTGCATGCACTGGTCAGAATATGCAGAGAAGAAGGGTTGAAAGCCTTATACTCTGG GATTGCACCTGCAATGCTACGACAAGCTTCATATGGAACTATAAAAATAGGCACTTACCAGAGCTTAAAAAGAATGTTTGTTGAGCATCCAGAAG ATGAAACCCTCATGATGAATGTTCTGTGTGGTGTTCTTTCGGGAGTAATTTCGTCATCTATTGCCAACCCTACAGATGTCTTAAAG ATCAGAATGCAAGCTCAAGGCAGAACAATTCAAGGAGGAATGATGGGCAACTTCATACAGATCTACCAAAAGGAAGGCACTAAAGGATTATGGAAG GGAGTATCACtgacagcacagagagctgctaTTGTTGTTGGAGTAGAACTGCCAGTGTATGACCTTACCAAGAAGCACATAATTATGTCTGGACATATGGGAGATACAGTATATACTCACTTCCT TTCCAGTTTTCTTTGTGGGTTAGCTGGAGCCCTTGCATCCAACCCTGTTGATGTTGTAAGAACACGTATGATGAAtcagaaaagccaaaaccatGGGGGACACTCAGCCTACAAGGGCACTGTGGATTGCTTGTTACAG aCATGGAAGAATGAAGGCTTTTTTGCTCTGTATAAAGGTTTTTGGCCAAACTGGTTAAGACTTGGTCCTTGGAATATCATT TTTTTTCTGACATATGAACAGCTGAAGAAATTGGATGCCTGA